The following coding sequences are from one Primulina eburnea isolate SZY01 chromosome 15, ASM2296580v1, whole genome shotgun sequence window:
- the LOC140814178 gene encoding uncharacterized protein gives MSDHSHHDPSSIPLQLCFFLSILFAFVGMTWYANYESIFEGFFDQLKLVLMVSPLLLLLAVHLLARLEKSSWFLLASPEQDAIHRAGSTPWGVGMLLVLLFFMISYHSDFRERWFPLLS, from the coding sequence ATGTCGGATCACAGCCACCACGACCCCTCCTCGATCCCCCTCCAACTCTGTTTCTTCCTCTCGATTCTCTTCGCGTTCGTGGGCATGACCTGGTACGCCAACTACGAATCCATCTTCGAGGGCTTCTTCGACCAGCTGAAGCTCGTCCTCATGGTGTCCCCGCTGCTGTTGCTCCTCGCCGTCCACTTGTTGGCGAGGTTGGAGAAGTCGAGCTGGTTCCTCTTGGCTTCGCCGGAGCAGGACGCCATCCACAGGGCGGGGAGCACGCCGTGGGGAGTGGGGATGCTGCTCGTGCTCCTGTTCTTCATGATTTCTTACCACTCCGACTTCCGAGAACGATGGTTCCCCCTGCTCAGTTAG